GTTGATTGTGCTTCACaagagatttacaaatattctTAAAACTACTTTTCAAAGCCCACTGCTTGAAAAAGCAATGCTTTGACTCAAAGCGCATACACATATGCCTCACCATAGGACCAAGTGCCTTAATCTGAGAAGGAAGATGCAGAAGGTAATGCTGTTTAGGTATGATATTTGTATCTGGAAACAGTTGTTTGAAATCTTTCAAATGTTGCTCTATTAAAAGCTTCAGCCTTGAAAGAGTTGGGAGAGCAATAATAGGTGAAAACAGAATTTTGACTATCTCTAACAACTTAAGCAGCATTTGTGTGTAATCATTTTCTTCAATTGTGTCAATGAGAAATGGCAGGATctttaacaaaaccagcatctGCCCAGCTGACTGTTTCAGTTTATTGTCATTTGATGACAGTGTATTGACAGATATGGGGCAAGGCTTATCCCTCGCATCCACAGGAGAATAAGGGAAACCAATAATTGCACAGTTGAATGTGTCTAGCTCCATATGCCCTGAAAGCACAAGATACTTTAAAACACATTTGATTTCATATGGGGCAACACCTTCAAGAATAACATGCATGATGTCTTGTGGGGTTTGATTGATTACATCAAATTGAGGAAATTCTGTTAATTTGCTTCTCCTGTTAATACCATATGTCGTTTTTAGATTTTCTTTCAGAAAGTCAGTGCTTGCCTTTTCAATGTCACTACATTGCCTGATATGACTTGCCATGGTCCTTTTAACAAACAAATCTTCATTAAATTGTTCCTGCATGTCTTCAAAGTTGCATTCGCAGTGTCTGCATTTACTGTAGGCAAACCCTACTCCTTCCTTAAATCCAGCCACTTCATGCTGAGCTAGAGTGTCTCCACACACAGACATAAGCGCCCCACAAATTGTCTTCTCACCATTTGCAGTGACAACTTTAACACCATCATACAGCTCAATTAAGTCACGGTTAATCCTCTCAAATATCTTATCAATACCACAATCGGAAAgatcttttgattttaccatggCAAGCAGACGAATGGCAGCAAGTCTAGATCTGTATTTAGGTTTGATGTTACCCAAGGTGTAATAAATCAATAACAACTTATTTTTGTTTGCCCGAGATCCAAGAGGATTGCATAATTCAATTTCGTCTGTATATAAAATTAACTGCAATGCTGTGGGAACTTTCAAAAACAGTGGGTGCGATTTAAAAATGTCTCCATCAACTAAATCATGAAAAAATCCATTTTTGCATGGCTGTGGCCCCTCTTCAATCACTGCAAGAATTCTTGGATGGAATAACAGCTGCTCCAAACTTTTCACCAATGGTATATAATAAAAGTAATGGTTTTTAATGGTAAGGACTCTGGAGTCTCCACTTTTCacataacatactgtattttttgaTATAATAAGCTCTGGTTCAATTGGTTGTAACAGTTCTTTGATTGTCTTATCCTGCAAATGAGTTGTAGCAATTTGACTGAAAGGGTCAGTAAACTGGTCAAATATTCCCATTGCATCACTCTTCAGCTGATCCAGATCCCCAGAATATGTCTCAATCATGTTACTCATTTGATGTTTTAGGTGCTGCAGTAATGCCGCCTGGTATTGCTGGACTCCACTGACCATCTGGTTAACAGCTCTCTGGAGAAGGGGGAAAAcaacaaatatacaaataaacaaacaaatgacaAACTAATGAGAGGAATATGAACAAGGCTATGCGACAGTTGGAATTGAGGTTGAATGGAATGTTAGTATATAATGCTATATGTCTGCTGATTCCTTAGGTGGTTTAAGTATTTGGTCTTCTCCACCAAATTCAAAATCTAGCCTAGTTTAATTTCTTTGGTCTTCACTGTTGTGAAACATCAGTAAAgaccaaagaaataaaaatgtatagacTTCTAATTCTGTG
The nucleotide sequence above comes from Myxocyprinus asiaticus isolate MX2 ecotype Aquarium Trade chromosome 25, UBuf_Myxa_2, whole genome shotgun sequence. Encoded proteins:
- the LOC127415904 gene encoding uncharacterized protein LOC127415904 isoform X1; its protein translation is MIWRCFICYIFVALTLKKLLSHINSLHSRSPDFRVVCGIDGCLSEYRVYNSYYYHVKRTHAHHLLQVEGAEEEGSTRHGSPGTRERTATNNQTNVSLVAEVCAMQQHSSEAEVGSSIVTQTSGFQEGGEGRVNVDLFKHATAFLLQARETHRMTQRAVNQMVSGVQQYQAALLQHLKHQMSNMIETYSGDLDQLKSDAMGIFDQFTDPFSQIATTHLQDKTIKELLQPIEPELIISKNTVCYVKSGDSRVLTIKNHYFYYIPLVKSLEQLLFHPRILAVIEEGPQPCKNGFFHDLVDGDIFKSHPLFLKVPTALQLILYTDEIELCNPLGSRANKNKLLLIYYTLGNIKPKYRSRLAAIRLLAMVKSKDLSDCGIDKIFERINRDLIELYDGVKVVTANGEKTICGALMSVCGDTLAQHEVAGFKEGVGFAYSKCRHCECNFEDMQEQFNEDLFVKRTMASHIRQCSDIEKASTDFLKENLKTTYGINRRSKLTEFPQFDVINQTPQDIMHVILEGVAPYEIKCVLKYLVLSGHMELDTFNCAIIGFPYSPVDARDKPCPISVNTLSSNDNKLKQSAGQMLVLLKILPFLIDTIEENDYTQMLLKLLEIVKILFSPIIALPTLSRLKLLIEQHLKDFKQLFPDTNIIPKQHYLLHLPSQIKALGPMVRHMCMRFESKHCFFKQWALKSSFKNICKSLVKHNQLYECSQNVHEKHPIFSSEVEMGPVSEVKNVHYVEGKMKDFLGIEQVQHVVSVKWIMQHGNKYTCEKTLVISNVINSTPEFGLVKNIYIVNSSVYCFECQPLSITEWNDHYLAYEVEVPYLAQANIFVDAEKLVDYTPYYYLTFNNSKYIPMKYDLTDINEHHSL